A genome region from Natronosalvus rutilus includes the following:
- a CDS encoding AzlD family protein: MREGWLSLDPLVVALVLTMAVLTYLTKVGGLWVLSRLEVSDRLEAGLSVLPGAIVVAILGPELASGGPAEWAAGAVVLALAWRTESILLALCGGILAVVAFRGLV, encoded by the coding sequence ATGCGTGAGGGATGGCTCTCGCTCGACCCGCTCGTCGTCGCCCTCGTCCTCACGATGGCCGTCCTCACCTACCTCACGAAAGTCGGCGGGCTCTGGGTCCTGAGCCGACTCGAGGTGAGCGACCGCCTCGAGGCCGGACTGTCGGTGCTCCCGGGGGCGATCGTAGTCGCGATCCTGGGCCCGGAACTGGCGTCGGGCGGGCCGGCCGAGTGGGCCGCCGGAGCCGTCGTCCTGGCACTCGCGTGGCGAACGGAGAGCATCCTCCTGGCGCTGTGTGGTGGCATCCTCGCGGTCGTGGCGTTTCGCGGGCTGGTGTAG
- a CDS encoding sensor histidine kinase, which yields MSSPSDSETELHTRIHQQKVISSLGRRALETDDIDRLMHDAAATVAETLGCDYCKVLELLPSGNVFLRQGVGWQEGIVGEAEIPTDTNSQAGYTLLSEEPVVVDDLRTEERFSGPDLLIDHDVVSGISVIIGTIDDPWGILGVHTTDEIAFTDHDVDFVQSVANLLAAAIERHTYQDELEETVAELQALNTRLEKFASMLAHELRNPVTIGQIYAQHLPEEAAPKAVENVVESFDRIENMIDVMLVLTRRGDAVGERAPVSLAEMARDVWDDVDTREATLVVDIDLVIEADEVYVRHLFRNLFENAIRHGGSDVVIEVGTVAGGFYVADDGNGIPPEDREMVFEPGFTTTADTDGTGLGLAFVDRLAGIYDWDLQLTESDAGGAQFEFRNVAMSDQSD from the coding sequence ATGAGTTCACCGTCCGACTCGGAGACGGAACTTCACACCCGCATTCATCAGCAGAAAGTCATTTCTTCGCTGGGGAGACGGGCGCTCGAGACGGACGACATCGATCGACTCATGCACGACGCGGCGGCGACGGTCGCGGAGACCCTCGGCTGTGACTACTGCAAGGTACTCGAGTTGCTCCCCTCCGGAAACGTCTTCCTGCGACAGGGGGTGGGCTGGCAGGAGGGGATCGTCGGGGAGGCGGAGATTCCGACGGATACGAACTCGCAGGCCGGGTACACGCTCCTCTCGGAGGAACCGGTCGTCGTCGACGACCTGCGGACTGAAGAGCGATTCAGTGGGCCGGACCTCCTCATCGATCACGACGTGGTGAGCGGCATCAGCGTCATCATCGGCACCATCGACGATCCGTGGGGGATCCTGGGCGTCCACACGACGGACGAGATCGCGTTCACCGACCACGACGTCGACTTCGTCCAGAGCGTCGCCAACCTCCTCGCCGCGGCGATCGAGCGCCACACCTACCAGGACGAACTCGAGGAGACGGTCGCGGAACTCCAGGCGTTAAACACGCGCCTCGAGAAGTTCGCCAGCATGCTCGCCCACGAACTCCGGAACCCGGTGACGATCGGCCAGATTTACGCCCAGCACCTGCCGGAGGAGGCCGCGCCGAAGGCGGTCGAAAACGTCGTGGAGTCGTTCGACCGGATCGAGAACATGATCGACGTGATGCTCGTGTTGACGCGGCGTGGGGACGCTGTCGGGGAACGTGCACCCGTATCTCTCGCCGAGATGGCCCGGGACGTCTGGGACGACGTGGATACCCGTGAGGCGACTCTGGTGGTCGACATCGACCTCGTGATCGAAGCGGACGAGGTGTACGTGCGACACCTGTTCAGGAACCTGTTCGAGAACGCGATTCGACACGGCGGGTCGGACGTGGTGATCGAGGTCGGAACGGTGGCGGGTGGGTTCTACGTGGCGGACGACGGGAACGGCATCCCGCCCGAAGACAGGGAGATGGTGTTCGAGCCGGGGTTCACGACGACTGCCGACACGGACGGGACCGGACTGGGACTCGCGTTCGTCGACCGACTGGCCGGCATCTACGACTGGGACCTGCAGTTGACCGAGAGCGACGCCGGTGGGGCGCAATTTGAGTTTCGAAATGTGGCCATGAGCGACCAGTCGGATTAA
- a CDS encoding Era-like GTP-binding protein, translating into MGLFTGLKDSISRATDRLFSEQEPKRIGIYGPPNAGKTTLANRIARDWTGDAIGTESHIPHETRRARRKEDVEIERNGKSVTIDIVDTPGVTTKVDYEEFTDEMEKDDAIRRSREATEGVAEAMHWLREDVDGVIYVLDSAEDPITQVNTMLIGIIESRDLPVLIFANKIDLPESSVKRIEDAFPQHKTVPLSAKEGENMDEVYENIAEYFG; encoded by the coding sequence ATGGGATTGTTTACAGGACTCAAAGATAGCATCTCTCGCGCGACGGATCGGCTCTTCTCCGAGCAGGAGCCAAAGCGGATCGGCATCTACGGCCCCCCAAACGCCGGGAAGACGACCCTCGCGAACCGTATCGCCCGTGATTGGACCGGTGACGCCATCGGCACCGAAAGCCACATTCCTCACGAAACCCGGCGCGCTCGCCGGAAAGAAGACGTCGAAATCGAGCGCAACGGCAAGTCGGTGACCATCGACATCGTCGACACTCCCGGCGTGACGACGAAAGTCGACTACGAGGAGTTCACCGACGAAATGGAGAAAGACGACGCGATCAGACGCTCTCGAGAGGCCACCGAGGGAGTCGCCGAGGCCATGCACTGGCTTCGCGAGGACGTCGACGGCGTCATCTACGTGCTCGACAGCGCCGAGGACCCGATCACCCAGGTCAACACGATGCTGATCGGCATCATCGAATCGCGCGACCTGCCCGTACTCATCTTCGCGAACAAGATCGACCTCCCCGAATCGAGCGTCAAGCGGATCGAGGACGCCTTCCCCCAGCACAAGACGGTCCCGCTGTCGGCGAAGGAAGGAGAGAACATGGACGAAGTGTACGAAAACATCGCGGAGTACTTCGGGTAA
- a CDS encoding Zn-ribbon domain-containing protein: MPHQCTTCGRTFPDGSKEMLSGCPNCGGNKFQFAPASSSSATSSGTDTDTESATGGQSGGITRASESASSSESDGDGRGITQSGSGSVSESASGSESGTGSGPRATSTSTSTSPSTSTSTSESTSTNRTWPQTASEPASSGQDDAPAEFTEWPESARRPDDRERAEKHTERPAPRADDSTVEAGDTHTEPEGSDGDEDAAQASARSDVVSSDELPASSATGPADEKAGPDVENGRVVSEPTDDERPSLEDLREELNEQFESIKILKPGQYELNLMELYDREEYIVSLQEDGRYVIDVPDSWRDGGDSDQ, encoded by the coding sequence ATGCCACACCAGTGTACCACCTGCGGTCGGACGTTCCCCGACGGATCCAAAGAGATGCTCTCGGGGTGTCCGAACTGTGGCGGCAACAAGTTCCAGTTTGCGCCGGCGTCGTCCAGCAGTGCGACCTCGAGTGGGACCGACACCGACACCGAGTCAGCCACCGGCGGTCAGTCCGGCGGTATCACGCGAGCGTCCGAATCGGCGTCCTCGAGTGAGAGTGACGGCGATGGTCGCGGGATTACGCAGTCGGGGTCGGGGTCAGTGTCCGAATCGGCATCCGGGTCCGAGTCTGGGACTGGATCTGGGCCCAGGGCCACGTCGACGTCTACGTCGACGTCACCATCGACGTCCACCTCGACATCGGAATCGACGTCCACGAACCGTACCTGGCCCCAAACTGCGAGCGAACCCGCCTCGTCCGGGCAGGACGACGCGCCGGCGGAGTTCACCGAGTGGCCCGAATCGGCGCGGCGACCCGACGACCGGGAGCGAGCGGAGAAACACACCGAGCGGCCCGCGCCTCGAGCGGACGACTCGACCGTCGAAGCCGGTGACACCCACACCGAACCCGAAGGAAGCGATGGGGACGAGGACGCCGCCCAGGCGAGCGCGCGGAGCGACGTCGTCTCGAGCGACGAACTCCCCGCCTCGAGTGCGACCGGTCCGGCTGACGAGAAGGCAGGCCCCGACGTCGAAAACGGCCGCGTCGTCAGCGAACCGACCGACGACGAGCGCCCGTCGCTCGAGGACCTTCGTGAGGAACTCAACGAGCAGTTCGAGAGCATCAAGATTCTCAAGCCCGGCCAGTACGAACTCAATCTGATGGAACTCTACGACCGCGAGGAGTACATCGTCTCTTTACAGGAAGACGGCCGGTACGTGATCGACGTGCCGGATTCCTGGCGCGACGGCGGCGACTCCGATCAGTGA
- a CDS encoding MATE family efflux transporter: MSDESDASSDQPAPDGDTDVDADVDGNGDDAPADPTPVDTSASITEGSLVRPLFRLAWPIVVIQLLQVTYNVVDTLYLGRLSAEAVGAISLAFPLIFLLIAIAGGFTTAGAILVAQYTGAKGNRSAGLVAGQTLSFVGLLSVFIGIAGYFYTRPALELLPSDQETAASVIPLAADYMEVIFLGIPLMFGFFVFSALMRGYGDTRTPMLVMVVSVFLNVLLDPFFIFGFADNPLFLWLNLEGLEAALFAWTGFSGLGIQGAALATIAARGVATVMGLWILFTTASGPAVSLEHLPLDRQIIEDIVRLGVPSTVEQTTSAMAMITLTAMIVTFSPPVVAAYGLGNRLISLVFLPAMGLGRAIDTMVGQNLGADRSDRAERSVWLAASTGAGVMLVVAVIAVAFTEPIVSVFLGDVPDAPATIAYGVEYVRIRSVEFAFIGVSQVILGAFRGAGNTKTAMVISMLTLWVGRVVSVLVLAFSWSVTIPGVEITLAALGWGETGVWTGMALGNVLGATVGVAWFTRGTWKEKYIDDADVGDVGEEQDLEAPTARGED; the protein is encoded by the coding sequence AGCGCCTCGATCACCGAGGGGAGCCTCGTCCGACCACTCTTTCGCCTCGCCTGGCCCATCGTCGTCATCCAGTTGCTGCAGGTCACCTACAACGTCGTCGACACCCTCTACCTCGGACGCCTCTCCGCCGAGGCCGTCGGCGCGATTAGCCTCGCCTTTCCGCTAATATTCTTGCTCATCGCCATCGCCGGCGGCTTCACCACCGCGGGCGCGATTCTCGTCGCCCAGTACACTGGCGCGAAAGGGAATCGATCCGCGGGTCTCGTCGCCGGCCAAACCCTCTCGTTCGTCGGCCTCCTCTCGGTGTTCATCGGCATCGCCGGTTACTTCTACACCCGCCCCGCCCTCGAGCTCCTGCCCAGCGACCAGGAGACCGCCGCGTCGGTGATTCCGCTGGCCGCTGACTACATGGAGGTCATCTTCCTGGGCATCCCCCTCATGTTCGGCTTCTTCGTCTTCTCGGCACTCATGCGCGGCTACGGCGACACCCGAACCCCGATGCTCGTGATGGTCGTCTCCGTCTTCCTCAACGTCCTGCTCGACCCGTTCTTCATCTTCGGGTTCGCCGACAACCCCCTCTTCCTCTGGCTCAACCTCGAGGGCCTCGAGGCCGCCCTCTTCGCCTGGACCGGCTTTTCTGGCCTGGGGATCCAGGGCGCCGCACTCGCGACGATCGCCGCCCGCGGCGTCGCGACCGTGATGGGCCTGTGGATCCTCTTCACCACCGCGAGCGGGCCGGCCGTGAGCCTCGAGCACCTCCCGCTGGACCGCCAGATCATCGAGGACATCGTCCGTCTCGGCGTGCCGAGCACGGTCGAACAGACCACGAGCGCGATGGCGATGATCACGCTCACCGCCATGATCGTCACGTTCTCGCCGCCAGTGGTCGCCGCCTACGGCCTGGGCAACCGACTGATCTCCCTCGTCTTTCTGCCCGCGATGGGGCTGGGTCGCGCCATCGACACCATGGTCGGCCAGAACCTCGGCGCCGACCGGAGCGACCGCGCCGAGCGCTCGGTCTGGCTCGCCGCCTCGACCGGCGCCGGGGTGATGCTCGTCGTCGCTGTGATCGCCGTCGCCTTCACCGAACCCATCGTCAGCGTCTTCCTAGGCGACGTCCCCGACGCCCCCGCGACCATCGCCTACGGCGTCGAGTACGTCCGCATCCGCTCCGTCGAGTTCGCCTTCATCGGCGTCTCGCAGGTCATCCTCGGCGCCTTCCGCGGCGCCGGAAACACGAAGACGGCGATGGTCATCTCGATGCTCACCCTCTGGGTCGGTCGCGTCGTGAGCGTCCTCGTGCTGGCGTTCTCCTGGTCGGTCACGATTCCCGGCGTCGAGATCACCCTCGCCGCCCTCGGCTGGGGCGAAACCGGCGTCTGGACCGGCATGGCCCTCGGAAACGTCCTCGGCGCCACCGTGGGGGTCGCCTGGTTCACCCGCGGTACCTGGAAGGAGAAGTACATCGACGACGCGGACGTGGGCGATGTCGGGGAGGAACAGGACCTCGAAGCGCCGACCGCTCGAGGCGAAGACTAG
- a CDS encoding DUF2073 domain-containing protein has translation MPEATKADDDRRNGVQIDLISGERMEGLASMEKIRMILDGVHDGNIVILEEGLTPDEESRLIEVTMAEISPDEFNGIEIETYPKSGTRDSSLLGRIMGNDESPKKLTVIGPANQIETLHKDETLISALVSRS, from the coding sequence ATGCCGGAAGCAACCAAAGCCGACGACGACCGCCGCAACGGCGTCCAGATCGACCTCATCAGCGGAGAGCGCATGGAGGGTCTGGCGAGCATGGAAAAGATCCGAATGATCCTCGACGGCGTCCACGACGGCAACATCGTCATCCTCGAGGAAGGCCTCACCCCGGACGAAGAGAGTCGCCTGATCGAGGTGACGATGGCCGAAATCAGCCCTGACGAGTTCAACGGCATCGAAATCGAGACCTATCCGAAGTCCGGCACCCGCGACTCCTCGCTGCTCGGTCGGATCATGGGCAACGACGAGTCGCCGAAGAAACTCACCGTCATCGGGCCGGCGAACCAGATCGAGACCCTGCACAAAGACGAGACGCTCATCAGCGCGCTCGTCTCCCGGAGCTAG
- a CDS encoding AzlC family ABC transporter permease, translated as MAPSHDPSTSADAAPDSAVSFSLEGVRTGFLTCIPVALGVAGYGVAFGVVANQAGLSVAEAALMSATVVAGASQLIAVELWADPLPVTAILVTTVAVNLRYSLMGAALERWFRHLSPTQVYGSLFLMADENWALTVRDLKTGSGRGAFLLGSGIAIWTFWVASTVVGVLAGGVIGDPARYGFDFILAAVFLALAADLWDGRSTFVPWLVALATALVASSVLPGRWYILLGGLAAAALEVIRYDA; from the coding sequence ATGGCTCCATCCCACGACCCCTCCACATCGGCAGATGCCGCCCCCGATTCCGCCGTCAGTTTTTCCCTCGAGGGCGTCCGAACCGGCTTTCTGACCTGTATCCCGGTCGCGCTCGGAGTCGCCGGCTACGGCGTCGCCTTCGGCGTCGTCGCGAACCAGGCCGGCCTCAGCGTCGCGGAAGCCGCACTGATGAGCGCGACGGTTGTCGCCGGGGCTTCTCAGCTCATCGCGGTCGAGCTCTGGGCCGATCCTCTCCCGGTGACCGCGATTCTCGTGACGACCGTCGCCGTCAACCTCCGGTACTCGCTCATGGGCGCCGCCCTCGAGCGCTGGTTTCGTCACCTCTCGCCCACCCAGGTCTACGGTAGCCTCTTCCTGATGGCCGACGAGAACTGGGCGCTGACCGTTCGCGACCTGAAAACCGGGAGCGGCCGCGGCGCCTTCCTCCTGGGTAGCGGTATCGCGATCTGGACCTTCTGGGTCGCCTCGACGGTCGTCGGCGTCCTCGCCGGCGGCGTCATCGGCGATCCGGCCAGGTACGGCTTCGACTTCATCCTCGCCGCCGTCTTCCTCGCGCTCGCGGCCGACCTGTGGGACGGCCGGTCGACGTTCGTCCCCTGGCTCGTCGCCCTCGCCACGGCGCTGGTCGCCTCGTCGGTGCTTCCCGGCCGCTGGTACATCCTCCTCGGCGGACTCGCCGCGGCGGCACTCGAGGTGATCCGCTACGATGCGTGA